A genomic window from Indicator indicator isolate 239-I01 chromosome 10, UM_Iind_1.1, whole genome shotgun sequence includes:
- the LOC128969317 gene encoding vitellogenin-2-like produces the protein MFGRAPFTFTMRGIILALALTFVGSQKLDIEPGFSSKKSHLYSYEGWVLNGLQEKSLAKAGVRLSSKLEISVLSENAYLLKIRSPQFEEFNGIWPRDPFTRSSKITQIISSCFSRPFKFEYNSGRIGNIYGPEDCPVMCINIVRGILNMIQLTIKKSQNVYELQEAGIGGVCHTRYVIQEDKRNSRVLVTKTIDQNNCQEKAKKSVGMAYIYPCPVDMMKGRLIKGTAAFSHKLKQSDSGTLITEVVSQQVYQISPLSEPTGVAVMEARQKLTLLEVRSERGGSPDISMQSYGGLRYQFPSELPQMPLQLIKMKNPEQRIAETLQHIVLNNQQDFHDDVPYRFLELVQLCRIASADTLESLWKQFSDKPHYRRWLLSAISATGTTEALKFIKTRIRSDDLNYLQTLLSVSFALHLMKADEQSIPVAADLVTSSRIQKSPILQQVACLGYSSVVNRYCSQTSACPKEALQPIHDLADEAISRGREDKMKLALKCIGNVGEPASIKRILKFLPLFSSSASDIPIHIQIDAIMALRKIAWKDPKPVQGYLIQILADQSLPPEVRMIACAVIFETRPGLPLITTIANVAMKDSNLQVASFVYSHMKALSKSSLPYMYNISSACNIALKLLAPKLDKLSYRYSKVIHIGGYFDNYKVGAAGDVYVMNSPGTMFPSAIISKLKAYSAGSVADLVEAGVRVEGLTDVIMKQNIPFAEYPTYKKIKEIGKALLGWKELPTETPLMSAYLKLFGQELAYVNINKEVLHQAVKTVLEPADRDTVLKRIVSQIRSGISGQWTQPVWLGELRYIVPTCTGLPLEYGWYTTALARAALSVDGKLTPPLTGDFKPSQLLESTVEIRSDVNPSLYVQTVATMGVNTEYFQHAVEIQGKVLIRVPLKFDAKIDAKLKNIKIETNPCHEETEIVVGRHKAFAVSRNIAELGVEKRTSILPGDASSDIVEEPFKPSERASSEGFTTQGTDSTPKKQVYSSQEGFHLGAGRKRHKQDICVKMHHLGCQLCFSGRSQDASFLRNTYLHRLIGEHEAKIVLMPVQTDADIDKIQLEIQAGSRAASKIIDVVNSESEEVDESSPDEDIQAKLKKILGIDNVFKVANKTRHQNKQPSKKGNTLLAELGTDPNAKSPSSSSSGSSAVSSSSAASPDRVKAVDEDENDQVKQARNKDASSKSSSSSGSSSKSSSSSNRGSSSSSSSNRGSSSSSSSNRGSSSSSSSNRGSSSSSSSNRGSSSSSSSNRGSSSSSSSNRGSSSSSNRGSSSSSNRGSSSSSNRGSSSSSSRGSSSSSSSRGSSSSSSSKGSSSSSSRGSSSSSSRNSKSSSSSSKKSSHHSHGHHARYLNDSSSSSSRSSSHHSHEHHSGHVEGGSSSSSSSNSKIWEGNEIYQYRFRSAHRQEFPERKIPNDSLRSTHSSTKSSHASSQDDFQPKFLGDVKTPVLAAFLHGIRDDKKMGGLQLVVYADIDSIRPRVQVFVSNLTDSSKWKLCADASVLNAHKAAAYLKWGRNCKDYQISTELVTGRFAAHPAVQVKLKWSKVPSSVKSVAEWFYKFVPGAAFMLGFSEKMDKNPSQQAKAIVALTSPRTCDVVIKLPDMIIYEKAMRLPLSLPVGPKISASELQPPIWNVFAEAPSAVLENLKARCSVSHNTIKTFNGVQFNYTMPANCYHILAQDCSSDLKFMVMMRNAEEAVNLKAINIKLGIHEIDMQPEKGQVKLRVDGVESPTTNVTYTSDGASLWIYSEMQGLALIAPAYGIDKLYFDGYTFKIQVALWMAGKMCGICGKYDAECEQEYRMPNGYLAKDAVSFGHSWILEERPCAGACKLRRSFVKLEKTVQIVGVESKCYSTEAVLRCMKGCSATKTTPVTVGFHCLPADSATSLTDKQMKVDQKSEDMQATVDAHIACSCESEDCSA, from the exons ATGTTTGGCAGAGCCCCATTCACCTTCACTATGAGGGGAATCATACTAGCACTAGCGCTCACCTTTGTAG GTAGCCAGAAGCTTGACATTG AGCCTGGATTCAGCAGCAAAAAGAGCCACTTGTACAGCTATGAAGGTTGGGTGTTGAATGGGCTTCAAGAGAAAAGTTTAGCTAAAGCTGGTGTGCGCTTGAGCAGCAAACTAGAGATCAGCGTGCTGTCGGAGAATGCTTACCTCCTCAAG ATCCGCTCTCCACAGTTTGAGGAGTTTAATGGTATCTGGCCCAGGGACCCATTCACTCGATCTTCTAAAATCACCCAGataatttcttcatgtttttccCGGCCCTTCAAGTTTGAATACAACAGTGGACGGATTGGAAACATCTATGGCCCAGAAGACTGCCCTGTTATGTGTATTAACATAGTGAGAGGAATACTGAACATGATACAGTTAACCAttaaaaagtcacagaatgtgTATGAATTGCAAGAG GCTGGAATTGGAGGTGTCTGCCATACAAGGTATGTCATCCAGGAAGACAAGAGGAACAGCCGAGTCTTGGTTACCAAAACCATAGACCAAAATAATTGCCAGGAAAAAGCGAAGAAGAGTGTTGGAATGGCTTACATCTATCCTTGTCCTGTTGACATGATG AAGGGAAGGCTCATTAAAGGGACTGCAGCTTTCTCTCACAAACTGAAGCAGTCAGACAGTGGTACTCTCATCACAGAAGTGGTGTCGCAGCAGGTGTATCAGATCTCACCACTCAGTGAACCTACTGGTGTTGCTGTCATGGAAGCAAG ACAAAAGCTCACCTTGCTTGAAGTGAGAAGTGAACGGGGAGGCTCCCCAGACATTTCCATGCAGAGCTATGGAGGTCTTCGTTACCAGTTCCCATCAGAATTGCCACAGATGCCACTGCAGCTAATCAAGATGAAAAACCCTGAGCAACGG ATAGCAGAAACACTGCAACACATAGTCCTGAATAACCAACAAGATTTCCACGACGATGTTCCATACAGATTCTTGGAGCTCGTCCAGCTCTGCCGGATAGCAAGCGCTGATACTCTTGAGTCCCTCTGGAAACAATTTTCAGATAAACCTCACTACAG ACGGTGGCTGCTGAGTGCAATTTCTGCAACAGGCACAACAGAAGCACTCAAATTCATCAAGACCAGAATTCGAAGTGATGACCTTAATTACCTTCAGACTCTTCTAAGCGTTTCTTTTGCTCTCCATTTAATGAAAGCTGATGAACAGAGTATTCCAGTAGCAGCA GATTTAGTGACCAGTTCACGAATTCAGAAAAGTCCCATACTTCAGCAAGTTGCTTGCCTGGGATACAGCTCTGTGGTCAATAGATACTGCTCTCAGACCTCAGCTTGCCCTAAAGAAGCTCTTCAG CCCATCCATGACCTGGCAGATGAAGCAATCAGCAGGGGCCGTGAAGACAAAATGAAATTAGCTCTGAAGTGTATTGGTAATGTGGGAGAACCAGCCAGCATCAAGCGCATCCTGAAGTTCCTTCCCTTATTTTCATCCAGTGCTTCTGATATCCCCATCCACATTCAGATTGATGCCATAATGGCATTAAGAAAAATAGCTTGGAAGGACCCCAAACCA gTGCAGGGATATCTGATTCAGATCCTTGCAGACCAGTCACTTCCCCCCGAAGTGCGAATGATTGCTTGTGCTGTCATCTTTGAGACAAGGCCTGGCCTTCCTTTAATAACAACGATAGCTAATGTGGCAATGAAGGACAGCAATCTGCAGGTGGCCAGTTTTGTGTATTCCCACATGAAGGCTTTGTCAAAGAGCAGTTTGCCATACATGTACAACAT ATCGTCAGCTTGCAATATTGCCCTCAAGCTGCTGGCCCCCAAGCTGGACAAACTGAGCTATCGGTACAGCAAGGTCATTCATATTGGTGGCTACTTTG ATAACTATAAagttggtgctgctggagatgtCTATGTTATGAACAGTCCAGGAACGATGTTCCCATCAGCAATAATTTCCAAGCTGAAGGCATATTCAGCAGGGTCAGTGGCTGATTTGGTGGAG GCTGGTGTTCGTGTGGAAGGCCTCACAGACGTCATCATGAAGCAAAACATCCCGTTCGCTGAATATCCCACCTACAAAAAGATAAAGGAGATTGGAAAAGCT CTGCTAGGATGGAAGGAACTGCCAACAGAAACCCCATTGATGTCAGCCTACTTGAAACTGTTTGGCCAGGAGCTGGCCTATGTCAACATCAACAAGGAAGTCCTGCATCAGGCTGTGAAG ACTGTGCTGGAACCTGCTGACAGGGACACAGTGTTGAAGAGAATTGTGAGCCAAATCCGCAGTGGCATTTCAGGACAGTGGACACAGCCGGTGTGGCTGGGAGAGCTGCGATACATAGTTCCCACCTGCACCGGTCTGCCTCTGGAGTACGGGTGGTACACAACTGCTCTGGCACGTGCGGCACTCAGTG TTGATGGAAAGTTGACTCCCCCTTTAACTGGAGATTTTAAACCTTCCCAGTTGCTTGAATCCACTGTAGAGATTCGGTCTGATGTAAATCCAAG CTTATATGTACAGACGGTGGCGACAATGGGTGTCAACACAGAATACTTCCAACACGCTGTTGAAATTCAAGGCAAGGTCCTGATAAGAGTGCCACTGAAATTTGATGCCAAGATAGATGccaaactgaaaaatattaaGATTGAAACAAATCCATGCCATGAGGAAACTGAAATAGTGGTTGGAAG ACATAAGGCTTTTGCTGTGTCAAGAAACATCGCAGAACTAGGTGTTGAAAAGAGGACCTCAATTCTCCCAGGAGATGCTTCATCAGATATTGTTGAAGAACCTTTCAAACCATCAGAGAGAGCTTCCAGTGAAGGTTTCACAACG CAAGGAACTGACAGCACACCAAAGAAACAAGTCTATAGTTCTCAAGAGGGCTTTCACCTTGGTGCAGGAAGAAAACGTCATAAACAAGACATTTGTGTCAAAATGCATCATCTTGGTtgtcagctctgcttttctggaaggtcacaagatgCCAGTTTCCTGAGAAATACATATCTGCACAGATTAATTGGAGAACATGAAGCTAAAATAGTCTTGATGCCAG TTCAAACAGATGCTGACATTGACAAAATTCAGTTGGAGATTCAGGCAGGATCCAGAGCAGCTTCCAAGATAATTGACGTGGTAAACTCGGAGTCTGAGGAAGTGGATGAGTCATCTCCAGATGAGGACATTCAAGCTAAACTGAAAAAGATTCTAGGCATTGATAATGTGTTCAAG GTTGCAAATAAAACACGACACCAGAACAAGCAACCTTCTAAGAAAGGAAACACTTTGTTAGCAGAGCTTGGGACAGACCCCaatgcaaaaagtccctccagtTCATCTTCTGGCTCCTCAGCTGTCTCTTCatcatctgctgcttctcctgatcGTGTAAAGGCTGTGGATGAAGATGAGAACGATCAAGTGAAGCAAGCAAGAAACAAAGATGCAAGCAGCAAGAGCAGTAGCAgtagcggcagcagcagcaagagtagcagcagcagcaacaggggtagtagcagtagcagcagcagcaacaggggtagtagcagtagcagcagcagcaacaggggtagtagcagtagcagcagcagcaacaggggtagtagcagtagcagcagcagcaacaggggtagtagcagtagcagcagcagcaacaggggtagtagcagtagcagcagcagcaacaggggtagtagcagcagcagcaacaggggtagtagcagcagcagcaacaggggtagtagcagcagcagcaacaggggtagtagcagcagcagcagcaggggtagtagcagcagcagcagcagcaggggtagtagcagcagcagcagcagcaagggtagtagcagcagcagcagcaggggtagtagtagtagcagcagcaggaacagcaagagtagtagcagcagcagcaagaagtcAAGTCACCATAGCCATGGGCATCACGCACGGTATCTGAAtgacagcagcagtagcagcagcaggtcaTCCAGTCATCATAGCCACGAGCATCATTCAGGACATGTggaaggtggcagcagcagtagcagcagcagcaattccAAAATATGG gaaGGTAATGAGATTTACCAGTATCGCTTTAGATCAGCGCACAGACAAGAG TTCCCAGAAAGGAAAATCCCAAATGACAGCCTGAGAAGCACACACTCTTCTACCAAATCCAGTCATGCCTCATCTCAAGATGATTTCCAG CCAAAGTTTTTGGGAGATGTTAAAACCCCAGTGTTAGCTGCTTTCCTTCATGGCATCCGTGACGATAAGAAAATGGGAGGCCTCCAGCTTGTGGTATATGCTGACATTGACTCCATCAGGCCCCGGGTGCAGGTATTTGTGTCAAACCTCACAGATTCAAGCAAGTGGAAGCTCTGTGCAGATGCTTCAGTCCTCAATGCTCACAAGGCAGCG GCTTACCTGAAATGGGGCCGGAACTGCAAGGACTACCAgatttcaactgagctggtcacTGGCCGGTTTGCTGCCCATCCTGCTGTACAAGTGAAACTGAAGTGGTCTAAAGTTCCTTCAAGTGTCAAATCTGTAGCAGAATG GTTTTACAAGTTTGTCCCTGGGGCTGCATTTATGCTGGGGTTCTCTGAAAAAATGGACAAGAATCCTTCTCAACAAGCCAAGGCGATCGTGGCTCTAACTTCTCCAAGGACATGTGATGTTGTTATCAAGCTTCCTGAT ATGATCATCTATGAAAAAGCCATGAGGCTTCCCCTGTCGCTCCCTGTAGGTCCAAAGATATCAgcttcagagctgcagcctcccaTCTGGAATGTCTTTGCTGAagccccctctgcagtgctTGAGAATTTGAAAG CTCGCTGCTCAGTTTCCCATAACACCATCAAAACCTTCAATGGAGTTCAGTTTAACTACACAATGCCAGCAAACTGCTACCACATCTTGGcacaggattgcagctctgACCTCAAGTTCATGGTGATGATGAGGAATGCTGAAGAAGCTGTAAACCTGAAAGCAATCAACATCAAGCTTGGCATTCA TGAAATTGATatgcagcctgagaagggacaAGTGAAGCTGCGGGTAGATGGGGTTGAAAGCCCCACAACAAATGTGACATACACATCTGATG gTGCTTCTCTGTggatctacagtgaaatgcaaggGCTTGCACTTATTGCCCCAGCCTATGGTATTGATAAATTGTACTTTGATGGATACACATTCAAG ATTCAAGTTGCTTTATGGATGGCAGGAAAAATGTGTGGAATATGTGGAAAATATGATGCAGAATGTGAACAGGAATATCGTATGCCCAATGGATATCTAGCTAAAGACGCAGTGAGCTTTGGGCATTCTTGGATTTTGGAGGAAAGGCCTTGTGCAGGAG CCTGCAAACTGCGGCGCTCGTTTGTGAAGCTTGAGAAGACAGTGCAGATTGTGGGTGTAGAGTCCAAGTGCTATTCTACAGAGGCCGTGCTGCGCTGCATGAAAGGATGCTCTGCCACCAAGACTACTCCAGTCACTGTTGGTTTCCACTGTCTCCCAGCTG ATTCTGCTACCAGCCTGACAGACAAACAAATGAAGGTCGACCAGAAGTCAGAGGACATGCAGGCTACTGTTGATGCACACATCGCATGTTCCTGTGAGAGTGAAGACTGCAGTGCATGA